The Kitasatospora sp. NBC_00374 genome has a segment encoding these proteins:
- the alr gene encoding alanine racemase, protein MTTANTTGTAVLAQGARAEATIDLGALRGNLDALRARTDGPALMAVVKADAYGHGAVRCAREAVAAGVGWLGTAMPEEALALRAAGIGPEQARVLCWLWTPGGPWQQALRAQIDVSVSGRWALDELLAAVRACGVPGRVHLKADTGLGRNGCQPHDWPDLVAAALRAQAEGLIEVVGLWSHLAAADEPGHPSIQAQLDSFEAALAHAERAGVRPEVRHLANSPATLLLPQSHYDLVRTGLAMYGLSPVPEVGNPADFGLRPVMSLTARLALVKTVPGGHGVSYGHHYTTPGPTTLGLVPVGYADGIPRHASGTGPMLIGGKWRTVAGRVAMDQFVVDLGGDTPPVGEEVLLFGTGEHGEPTAEDWGRACGTLSYEIITRIGARVPRRYVGSTTT, encoded by the coding sequence ATGACAACTGCGAACACCACCGGTACGGCCGTCCTCGCGCAGGGGGCGCGAGCCGAGGCGACCATCGATCTGGGCGCCCTGCGGGGCAACCTGGACGCGCTGCGCGCCCGTACCGACGGCCCTGCGCTGATGGCCGTGGTCAAGGCGGACGCCTACGGCCACGGTGCGGTGCGGTGTGCCCGGGAGGCGGTCGCGGCCGGCGTCGGCTGGCTCGGGACGGCGATGCCGGAGGAGGCGCTGGCCCTGCGCGCGGCCGGGATCGGCCCGGAGCAGGCCCGCGTCCTGTGCTGGCTGTGGACACCGGGCGGCCCCTGGCAGCAGGCGCTGCGCGCGCAGATCGACGTCTCGGTCAGCGGGCGGTGGGCGCTGGACGAGCTGCTGGCCGCCGTCCGTGCGTGCGGTGTGCCGGGCCGGGTGCATCTGAAGGCCGACACCGGCCTGGGCCGCAACGGCTGCCAGCCGCACGACTGGCCCGACCTGGTGGCCGCCGCGTTGCGGGCGCAGGCCGAGGGCCTGATCGAGGTGGTGGGCCTGTGGTCGCACCTCGCGGCCGCCGACGAGCCCGGCCACCCCTCGATCCAGGCCCAGCTGGACTCCTTCGAGGCCGCGCTGGCCCACGCCGAGCGGGCGGGCGTGCGCCCCGAGGTGCGGCACCTCGCCAACTCGCCGGCCACCCTGCTGCTGCCGCAGTCGCACTACGACCTGGTCCGCACGGGCCTGGCGATGTACGGGCTGTCGCCGGTGCCCGAGGTGGGCAACCCCGCCGACTTCGGGCTGCGTCCGGTGATGTCGCTGACCGCCAGGCTGGCGCTGGTGAAGACCGTCCCCGGCGGGCACGGGGTCAGCTACGGCCACCACTACACGACGCCCGGCCCGACCACCCTGGGCCTGGTGCCGGTCGGCTACGCGGACGGGATCCCGCGCCACGCCAGCGGCACCGGGCCGATGCTGATCGGCGGCAAGTGGCGGACGGTCGCGGGCCGGGTCGCGATGGACCAGTTCGTCGTCGACCTCGGCGGCGACACCCCGCCGGTCGGCGAGGAGGTGCTGCTGTTCGGCACCGGGGAGCACGGTGAGCCGACCGCCGAGGACTGGGGCCGGGCGTGCGGCACCCTCTCGT